In Curtobacterium sp. L6-1, a genomic segment contains:
- a CDS encoding lysylphosphatidylglycerol synthase transmembrane domain-containing protein, with amino-acid sequence MDVRQPTGSAADAASGDDQTEPALAVPPSAAEVVVAPPSRRARILTVVKWAAAVLALVLLVLGVVGQWDKIVRDFARLDVGTVALGVLLTLVALVANMLSWRAMMAATGFRVRPAAASSIFFVGQLGKYIPGGVWSIAAQAELGRAHGLARTGSAVASLASMLVSMVTAALVGILALLFGAPDGLTTFWWLGIVVVIGLVALTPPVLGRLIALAMRLLRRPPQDIVLSWGGTVMSIVWSVVMWIAYGLQASFVLHAFGSDSPALFPVATGAYAVAWLVGFLFVIAPAGLGAREAVLVVLLGSVTTPTGALALAVVSRAFMTIGDVVLAGLGAALAVRHRRRTAAAADPGKPQTRHW; translated from the coding sequence ATGGACGTTCGCCAGCCTACGGGGTCCGCCGCCGACGCAGCATCCGGCGACGACCAGACCGAGCCCGCACTCGCCGTGCCGCCCTCCGCCGCCGAGGTCGTGGTCGCGCCTCCGAGCCGTCGGGCCCGGATCCTCACCGTCGTGAAGTGGGCCGCGGCCGTCCTCGCGCTCGTGCTGCTGGTCCTCGGTGTGGTCGGCCAGTGGGACAAGATCGTCCGCGACTTCGCCCGGCTCGACGTCGGCACGGTCGCGCTCGGTGTGCTCCTGACGCTCGTCGCCCTCGTCGCGAACATGCTCTCGTGGCGGGCGATGATGGCCGCCACCGGGTTCCGCGTGCGCCCCGCGGCGGCGTCGTCGATCTTCTTCGTGGGCCAGCTCGGCAAGTACATCCCCGGCGGCGTCTGGTCGATCGCCGCGCAGGCCGAGCTCGGCCGTGCGCACGGTCTCGCCCGGACCGGCAGCGCCGTCGCCTCGCTCGCGTCGATGCTCGTGAGCATGGTCACAGCGGCACTCGTGGGCATCCTCGCGCTCCTGTTCGGCGCGCCCGACGGCCTGACGACCTTCTGGTGGCTCGGCATCGTCGTCGTGATCGGCCTCGTCGCGCTGACCCCGCCGGTGCTCGGTCGACTCATCGCCCTCGCCATGCGCCTGCTCCGCCGCCCGCCGCAGGACATCGTGCTGTCGTGGGGCGGCACCGTCATGTCGATCGTCTGGTCGGTCGTGATGTGGATCGCGTACGGCCTGCAGGCGTCGTTCGTGCTGCACGCCTTCGGCAGCGACTCCCCCGCCCTGTTCCCGGTCGCGACCGGTGCGTACGCGGTGGCGTGGCTCGTGGGCTTCCTGTTCGTCATCGCCCCGGCCGGCCTCGGCGCCCGCGAGGCCGTGCTCGTGGTGCTGCTCGGTTCCGTCACGACGCCGACCGGCGCGCTGGCCCTCGCGGTCGTCAGCCGGGCGTTCATGACGATCGGTGACGTCGTGCTCGCCGGTCTCGGTGCCGCCCTCGCGGTCCGGCACCGCCGCCGCACCGCCGCAGCCGCGGACCCCGGGAAGCCCCAGAC